A single region of the Kryptolebias marmoratus isolate JLee-2015 linkage group LG10, ASM164957v2, whole genome shotgun sequence genome encodes:
- the arel1 gene encoding apoptosis-resistant E3 ubiquitin protein ligase 1, whose product MDRRFFLTLLFCSVLWIFFWEIRWKIGKESEIEQWLQGHNLSHYGHLFEDVQTLEELSLSVLSRLEEVVNEQHRWREIAEAHIQLLRDFAFQEWLCSQSLEHYYQTLKTLGCKNLDDLSQFDSQLQLSLSAWGYYYEDYIKLSTGIKILQTSRRSRDQDYEIRLVHSLAERRLNEKWSIVGALLFGCTVALCFLIRDLMFYVIGGITVSIIAFFFTIKFLCELAARIVSFLQYEDPGRRGDRSIYDYVRGNYLDPRSCKVSWDWKEPQEVGQTMTFRVQLFYKNGQPFPAHRPVGLRVNITHIELALDIPVTQEVLQEPESNVVKVAFTVRKAGRYEVAVKLGGLNVAYSPYYKIFQPGTVVPSKTKIAYHFSTLVLTNGQQHTLQIEPRDEYGNPTSNSTSLTDEANYSVHVHSLGTVDDDGLEGFYSKSVSLNKQECQVLLRLTLRKTGCFRARISYKNQPLSNGEFDIIVLSENEKACVEKNVSTPGISIYFEAYLYSSGNYSSSTWQLPASSLLAPQRRPSMGEEDEEHDSPVEGQPEKVKKPKKVYCYISPKQLSVKEFYLKIIPWRLFTFRVCPGTKFTYYGPDPVHKYLTLVVDDGIQPPVELSCKDRNIMAATFIRFLHKNIGGSETFQDKVNFFQRELRHIHSKKPRTKTCLKISRHAILESSLKATRNFSVSDWSKNFEIVFQDEEALDWGGPRREWFELICKTLFDTSNQLFTRFSDNNQGLVHPNPDRPPHLRLKMYEFAGRIVGKCLYESALGGAYKQLVRARFTRSFLAQIIGLRMNYKYFETDDQEFYKTKVCFILNNDVSEMDLVFAEEKYNKSGQLEKVVELISGGAQIAVTNENKIHYLNLLAQYRLASQVRDEVDHFLKGLNELVPENLLAIFDENELELLMCGTGDINVQDFKAHAVIVGGSWHFREKVMKWFWAVVSSFTQEELARLLQFTTGSSQLPPGGFNTLCPSFQIIAAPTHSTLPTAHTCFNQLCLPTYDSYEELHKMLKLAISEGSEGFGML is encoded by the exons ATGGACCGCCGCTTCTTCCTGACCCTCCTCTTCTGCTCAGTGTTGTGGATCTTCTTCTGGGAAATACGCTGGAAGATCGGAAAAGAAAGTGAGATTGAACAATGGCTCCAAGGACATAACCTCTCTCACTACGGGCACTTATTTGAAG ATGTACAGACGCTGGAAGAACTGAGTCTGAGTGTACTGAGTCGTCTGGAGGAGGTGGTGAACGAACAACACCGCTGGAGGGAAATCGCAGAGGCTCACATCCAGCTTCTCCGAGACTTTGCCTTCCAGGAGTGGCTTTGTTCCCAGAGCCTGGAGCACTATTACCAGAC ACTGAAGACCCTAGGCTGTAAGAATCTGGATGATCTGTCTCAGTTTGACAGTCAGCTACAGCTTTCCTTATCTGCCTGGGGTTACTACTACGAAGATTACATAAAGCTTTCCACTGGCATCAAGATCCTCCAGACTTCCAGGCGGAGTCGAGACCAGGACTACGAGATCCGGCTGGTACACAGCCTTGCAGAGAGGCGTCTGAATGAAAAGTGGTCAATTG tgggaGCTCTCCTTTTTGGCTGTACTGTGGCACTGTGCTTCTTGATAAGGGACCTCATGTTTTACGTGATTG GTGGAATTACTGTTTCCATCATAGCGTTTTTCTTTACCATCAAGTTCCTCTGTGAGCTTGCAGCAAGGATCGTTAGCTTCCTGCAGTATGAAGATCCAGGACGAAGAGGTGATCGCAGCATCTACGACTATGTCCGTGGCAACTACCTGGACCCGCGTTCCTGCAAAGTGTCATGGGACTGGAAAGAACCGCAGGAAGTGGGGCAAACGATGACCTTTAGAGTCCAG CTGTTCTACAAAAATGGTCAACCTTTCCCAGCTCATCGGCCTGTGGGTTTGAGGGTCAACATCACCCACATTGAACTGGCCCTGGACATCCCTGTCACACAGGAGGTCCTGCAAGAACCAGAGTCCAACGTCGTCAAAGTTGCCTTTACAGTGCGCAAAGCCGGACGCTATGAGGTTGCTGTCAAGCTGGGCGGCCTCAACGTGGCTTACAGTCCTTATTACAAGATATTTCAGCCAG gTACAGTTGTTCCATCCAAAACAAAGATAGCCTACCATTTTTCCACCCTGGTGCTAACAAATGGCCAGCAGCACACATTACAAATTGAACCCAGGGATGAGTACGGAAACCCCACCAGTAACTCCACTTCTCTCACAGATGAAGCCAACTACAGTGTGCATGTTCACTCT tTGGGCACAGTGGACGATGATGGTCTTGAGGGTTTCTACAGTAAGTCTGTTTCACTCAACAAGCAGGAGTGCCAGGTTCTGCTGAGACTGACCCTGAGGAAGACGGGCTGTTTCAGGGCCCGCATCTCCTACAAGAACCAGCCGCTTAGCAACGGGGAATTCGACATAATTGTTCTCAGTG AGAATGAAAAAGCCTGTGTGGAGAAGAATGTGTCCACTCCAGGCATAAGCATCTATTTCGAGGCGTACCTTTACAGCAGTGGGAACTACAGCAGTTCAACATGGCAGTTACCAGCTTCCTCTCTGTTGGCTCCTCAGAGGAGGCCCTCCATgggggaggaagatgaggagcaTGACTCTCCTGTGGAGGGCCAACCGGAGAAAGTGAAGAAACCAAAAAAGGTCTACTGTTACATATCGCCAAAG CAACTATCTGTTAAGGAGTTCTACCTGAAAATTATTCCGTGGCGCCTTTTCACATTTCGGGTTTGTCCGGGAACGAAG tttacCTACTATGGTCCAGACCCAGTTCATAAGTATTTAACTCTTGTGGTGGATGATGGGATACAGCCTCCTGTGGAGCTCAGctgcaaagacagaaacatcatGGCGGCCACTTTCATTCGCttcctgcacaaaaacattg GTGGCTCTGAAACCTTTCAAGATAAAGTGAACTTCTTTCAACGTGAACTCAGGCACATTCACTCCAAGAAACCTCGTACCAAAACCTGCCTAAAAATCTCCCGACATGCCATTCTAGAGTCA TCATTAAAGGCTACAAGGAACTTCTCAGTGTCGGACTGGAGCAAGAACTTTGAGATTGTGTTTCAGGATGaagaag CTCTTGACTGGGGTGGACCTCGCAGGGAGTGGTTTGAGTTGATCTGTAAGACTCTATTTGACACGTCCAACCAGTTGTTCACCCGCTTCAGTGACAACAACCAGGGCCTT GTGCACCCGAATCCTGACAGGCCGCCTCACTTGCGCTTGAAGATGTACGAGTTTGCAGGTCGCATCGTGGGAAAATGCTTGTACGAGTCCGCTCTGGGCGGAGCCTACAAACAGCTGGTCCGAGCGCGCTTTACACGTTCCTTCTTAGCTCAGATCATTGGTCTTAGGATGAACTACAAG TACTTCGAGACAGATGACCAGGAGTTCTACAAAACTAAAGTCTGCTTCATCCTAAACAATGACGTGAGTGAAATGGACCTGGTGTTCGCTGAGGAGAAGTACAACAAGTCAGGACAGCTGGAGAAG gtggtggaGTTAATTTCAGGGGGAGCTCAGATCGCTGTTACCAATGAAAATAAGATCCATTATCTCAACCTGCTGGCACAGTACAGACTGGCCAGCCAGGTGAGGGACGAGGTGGACCACTTCCTGAAAG GATTAAATGAACTGGTTCCAGAAAACCTTCTGGCCATATTTGATGAGAACGAGCTGGAG TTGCTGATGTGCGGCACGGGCGACATAAACGTGCAGGACTTCAAAGCCCACGCCGTGATTGTCGGAGGATCCTGGCATTTCAGAGAGAAA GTGATGAAGTGGTTCtgggcagtggtgtccagtttCACCCAGGAAGAGCTGGCACGTCTGTTGCAGTTCACCACCGGCTCCTCTCAGCTTCCCCCCGGAGGATTCAACACCCTTTGCCCCTCTTTTCAGATCATTGCCGCCCCCACACACAGCACTTTGCCCACTGCACACACCTG TTTTAACCAGCTGTGCCTCCCTACGTACGACTCCTACGAGGAGCTGCACAAGATGCTAAAGCTGGCCATCAGCGAGGGCAGCGAGGGCTTCGGCATGCTCTGA